The following coding sequences are from one Aethina tumida isolate Nest 87 chromosome 2, icAetTumi1.1, whole genome shotgun sequence window:
- the LOC109597563 gene encoding protein FAM135A isoform X1, with translation MSELQSTIEFSVELYKFYNVDLFQRGMYQVRCSLRVSSKLGVEIEVTTPEVTTGLGSAIVLGNYGACRPFQILYRNEEVSLKDVVLFRCHMLVDGNNLKESLERAEYTLLLELWFSDSSPATMVMVSSRTLQLTMSPVEGLHYHLPVLFDYFHLSAISLTIHAALTALHQPSMKRGILKYMQSCAPKTSKSWSKIRSTQCSALTDPVPPVSSHKVYNKINESPQIHLEAYNVLLDSSNNLKTVIKEYKILMEQREEIVAENYDILIVKHNDYDSTKLMKKRPHLQNSELAELCAENIRLWNYFLLTFSGKIAIQQYLSKRHHLLRVRRFAELFFLIYNPRRSAFGCYETNYQNYFVIADILRRSKYMQLLPPLPVHCLALDGDSASMPIIFEDQYQDPFNAEKRSDETLNLRSSKDPWCIKTAKLVTDETLCSCGIGNLWDKRKSSEKTLVNVDLYNLEDPLMFSIPTRHSKSLDQLQTCSKNHFHHSLSNILHQKEFVDTGQSKKSLYHADRKLKNVSSEHNMRHRKYFIEDEFKFCTRSDSTDDNICDCSFNNYNNFSTTSKKTKPTSNALNFEDTSIKRNYTRNGVDKVRQFDIKKLTNAKQQYHSLIKSMSQTSQDSLQNIFRTNSMQFLSPKKSTNGVNKFNSLVTAKRSQSRQLESFLQPSEPQTVFNGKANDVKHQNGKSKQNKKLKSNDKVMKSKKRISNGKNFEIGSTSSSTESLSIDIFKTGLNSTALLRVRGLRKVWSTSDLGDENVSLVLSGSESLPNISPKAEENLHYPETKYFSSSTSSTSEQSGWITSRSSSIASSTDVTNPAISATVSNLDNLQKKMFNLTSDIKKINGKKLEDNIYKVKSNKFYLESDSSNGHGKKNKDYPLFKGCENNQSNFCEDIALPPPKQFRDLDSPSSSITNGTNEEEINAVDNLLYHVVDSQTVLETKPSQLNVNPTKENEDFKQYKGSNSEALKTFLKGKKEFKSQLKFPGLLYSDLNSFASTVPYFHISDEFRIFSPEGMHLIVCVHGLDGNSADLRLVKTYLELGLPGAYLDFLMSERNQGDTFSDFDTMTDRLVSEILHYLDTSSIRPTRISFVGHSLGNIIIRSALTRPQMKFLLPRLHTFLSLSGPHLGTLYNSSGLVNMGMWFMQKWKKSGSLLQLCLKDATDSRQSFLYRLSQRSTLHHFKNILLCGSGQDRYVPLHSARIELCKESIKDSSELGTIYREMVHNIMSPIISQKDLKLVRYDIHHALPNTANALIGRAAHIAVLDSELFIEKFMAVVGIKYFR, from the exons ATGAGTGAGTTGCAATCAACGATTGAATTTTCGGTGGAACTATACAAATTCTACAATGTGGATCTATTTCAAAGAGG AATGTACCAGGTCCGATGCTCACTCCGCGTTTCTTCGAAATTAGGAGTGGAAATCGAAGTGACGACCCCCGAAGTAACAACAGGACTCGGTTCGGCAATTGTTTTGGGAAATTACGGAGCATGTCGTCCCTTCCAGATACTATACAGGAACGAGGAAGTGTCCCTAAAAGATGTCGTCCTCTTTCGATGTCACATGCTGGTCGACGGCAACAATCTGAAGGAATCGCTCGAACGTGCGGAGTACACCCTGCTGTTGGAGTTATGGTTTAGTGATTCGTCACCGGCCACGATGGTAATGGTGTCCTCAAGAACTCTGCAACTCACGATGTCACCTGTTGAGGGGCTCCATTATCACCTGCCAGTATTATTCGATTATTTCCATTTGTCTGCGATTTCTCTTACCATACATGCCGCTCTTACTGCGTTACATCAACCTTCTATGAA gcgAGGAATTCTCAAATATATGCAGAGTTG tgcaCCAAAAACATCAAAGTCATGGAGTAAAATACGTTCCACTCAATGTTCAGCGTTAACGGATCCCGTCCCACCAGTGAGTAGTCATAaggtttataacaaaattaacgaATCACCGCAAATTCATTTAGAGGCGTATAATGTTCTGTTAGACTCgagcaataatttaaaaactgttataaaagaatataaaattttaatggaacaaagagaagaaattgttgcagaaaattatgatatattaattgtaaaacataaCGACTACGACAGTACTAAG CTAATGAAGAAACGGCCTCATTTACAAAATTCGGAATTGGCAGAACTATGTGCAGAAAATATAAGACtttggaattattttttgttaacattcaGCGGAAAAATCGCcatacaacaatatttaagtaaaaggCACCATCTATTACGTGTGAGAAGATTCGCCGAACTTTTTTTTCTGATTTACAACCCAAGAAGATCTGCTTTTGGATGCTACGAAACAaactatcaaaattattttgttattgctGATATCCTTAGAAG GTCAAAATATATGCAATTACTACCTCCTTTGCCTGTACATTGTTTAGCTCTAGACGGAGACAGTGCCTCCATGccaataatatttgaagatcAGTACCAGGATCCTTTTAATGCTGAAAAACGCAGTGATGAAACTCTAAATCTCAGATCTTCCAAag ATCCCTGGTGCATAAAAACTGCAAAGCTAGTTACCGACGAAACGCTTTGCTCATGCGGAATTGGAAATTTATGGGATAAAAGGAAAAGCTCGGAAAAGACTTTGGTAAACGTCGacttatacaatttagaagatCCACTTATGTTTTCCATTCCAACGAGGCACAGTAAATCCTTGGACCAGCTGCAGACTTGttcaaaaaatcatttccatcATTCTTTAAGCAACATCCTCCACCAGAAAGAATTCGTTGATACAGGACAATCAAAGAAGTCTTTATATCATGCAGATCGAAAGTTAAAAAACGTGTCAAGTGAGCACAACATGCGCCATCGAAAGTATTTTATAGAAgacgaatttaaattttgtacaagaTCTGATAGTACAGATGATAACATATGTGATTGTTCCTTTAATaactacaataatttttctactactagtaaaaaaacaaaaccaaCTAGCAAcgcattaaattttgaagatacGTCCATAAAACGGAATTATACTCGAAACGGTGTTGATAAAGTGAGACAATTTGACATAAAGAAATTGACGAATGCAAAGCAGCAGTaccattcattaattaaatctatgaGTCAAACTTCTCAAGAcagtcttcaaaatatttttagaaccaACTCAATGCAGTTCCTGTCACCAAAAAAGAGTACAAAcggtgtaaataaatttaattcgttaGTAACGGCAAAGCGGAGCCAAAGTCGGCAACTAGAATCATTTTTGCAACCATCAGAACCGCAAACAGTATTTAATGGTAAAGCGAACGACGTGAAGCATCAAAATggaaaatcaaaacaaaataaaaaactaaaatcaaaCGACAAGGtaatgaaatcaaaaaaacGAATATCAAATGGAAAAAACTTCGAGATAGGTTCCACTAGTAGTTCTACAGAGAGTTTatctattgatatatttaaaacagggTTAAATAGTACAGCTTTACTTAGAGTAAGAGGACTTCGAAAAGTGTGGAGTACTTCTGACTTAGGAGATGAAAACGTTTCTCTTGTATTATCAGGTTCTGAATCACTGCCTAACATTTCTCCTAAAGCAGAAGAGAATTTGCATTATCCGGAAACGAAGTACTTTAGTAGTTCGACTTCTTCGACCAGTGAACAAAGTGGGTGGATTACTTCTAGAAGTAGTTCTATAGCATCTAGTACTGATGTAACTAATCCTGCCATAAGTGCTACTGTTTCGAATCtagataatttacaaaaaaaaatgtttaatttaacttcagatattaaaaaaatcaatgggAAGAAATTAGaggataatatttataaagtaaaatctaacaaattttatttggaaagtgaTAGTTCCAATGGACATGGGAAGAAGAATAAAGATTATCCTTTGTTCAAag GCTGTGAAAATAACCAAAGTAACTTCTGTGAAGATATTGCTTTACCTCCACCGAAACAATTTAGAGATTTAGATTCGCCGTCGAGTTCGATAACGAATGGCACTAACGAAGAGGAGATCAATGCTGtggataatttattgtacCACGTTGTTGATTCCCAAACTGTGCTTGAAACGAAACCTAGTCAATTGAACGTAAACCCAACAAAAGAGAATGAAG actttaaacaatataaaggaTCAAATTCGGAAGCTctaaagacatttttaaaaggaaaaaaggAATTCaaaagtcaattaaaatttcctgGTTTATTATATTCGGATTTAAATTCCTTTGCATCTACAGTTCCTTACTTTCACATAAGTGATGagtttagaatattttcaccAGAGGGAATGCATTTGATAGTGTGCGTCCACGGTTTAGACGGAAATTCTGCCGATTTAAGACttgttaaaacatatttagaaTTAGGACTTCCAGGAGCAtatcttgattttttaatgtcgGAAAGAAATCAAGGTGATACCTTTAGTGATTTCGACACGATGACTGATCG ACTTGTTAGCGAAATCTTACATTACTTAGATACAAGTAGTATACGACCAACAAGAATCAGTTTCGTGGGTCATTCGTtaggaaatataataataagatcGGCTCTAACAAGAccacaaatgaaatttttacttcCAAGACTGCATACTTTTTTATCACTTTCTGGACCACATTTAGGAACCTTATACAATAGTAGTGGATTAGTTAACATgg gaaTGTGGTTTATGCAAAAATGGAAAAAGTCCGGCTCTTTACTACAATTATGTTTGAAAGATGCAACCGATTCTAGACAGTCTTTTTTATATCGCTTAAGTCAAAGAAGTACACTCcaccattttaaaaacatacttctTTGTGGATCAGGACAAGACCG ATACGTTCCTTTACATTCAGCAAGGATAGAACTATGTAAGGAATCAATCAAAGATTCGTCGGAATTGGGAACAATTTATCGAGAAATGGTTCACAATATAATGTCCCCTATAATATCACAAAAGGATCTAAAACTTGTGCGTTACGATATTCATCATGCTCTGCCGAATACTGCGAATGCTTTAATTGGTAGGGCAGCACACATAGCAGTTCTGGACTCTGAACTTTTCATTGAGAAATTTATGGCGGTAGTTGGAATCAAATATTTCCGTTAG
- the LOC109597563 gene encoding protein FAM135A isoform X2 encodes MSELQSTIEFSVELYKFYNVDLFQRGMYQVRCSLRVSSKLGVEIEVTTPEVTTGLGSAIVLGNYGACRPFQILYRNEEVSLKDVVLFRCHMLVDGNNLKESLERAEYTLLLELWFSDSSPATMVMVSSRTLQLTMSPVEGLHYHLPVLFDYFHLSAISLTIHAALTALHQPSMKRGILKYMQSCAPKTSKSWSKIRSTQCSALTDPVPPVKAYNVLLDSSNNLKTVIKEYKILMEQREEIVAENYDILIVKHNDYDSTKLMKKRPHLQNSELAELCAENIRLWNYFLLTFSGKIAIQQYLSKRHHLLRVRRFAELFFLIYNPRRSAFGCYETNYQNYFVIADILRRSKYMQLLPPLPVHCLALDGDSASMPIIFEDQYQDPFNAEKRSDETLNLRSSKDPWCIKTAKLVTDETLCSCGIGNLWDKRKSSEKTLVNVDLYNLEDPLMFSIPTRHSKSLDQLQTCSKNHFHHSLSNILHQKEFVDTGQSKKSLYHADRKLKNVSSEHNMRHRKYFIEDEFKFCTRSDSTDDNICDCSFNNYNNFSTTSKKTKPTSNALNFEDTSIKRNYTRNGVDKVRQFDIKKLTNAKQQYHSLIKSMSQTSQDSLQNIFRTNSMQFLSPKKSTNGVNKFNSLVTAKRSQSRQLESFLQPSEPQTVFNGKANDVKHQNGKSKQNKKLKSNDKVMKSKKRISNGKNFEIGSTSSSTESLSIDIFKTGLNSTALLRVRGLRKVWSTSDLGDENVSLVLSGSESLPNISPKAEENLHYPETKYFSSSTSSTSEQSGWITSRSSSIASSTDVTNPAISATVSNLDNLQKKMFNLTSDIKKINGKKLEDNIYKVKSNKFYLESDSSNGHGKKNKDYPLFKGCENNQSNFCEDIALPPPKQFRDLDSPSSSITNGTNEEEINAVDNLLYHVVDSQTVLETKPSQLNVNPTKENEDFKQYKGSNSEALKTFLKGKKEFKSQLKFPGLLYSDLNSFASTVPYFHISDEFRIFSPEGMHLIVCVHGLDGNSADLRLVKTYLELGLPGAYLDFLMSERNQGDTFSDFDTMTDRLVSEILHYLDTSSIRPTRISFVGHSLGNIIIRSALTRPQMKFLLPRLHTFLSLSGPHLGTLYNSSGLVNMGMWFMQKWKKSGSLLQLCLKDATDSRQSFLYRLSQRSTLHHFKNILLCGSGQDRYVPLHSARIELCKESIKDSSELGTIYREMVHNIMSPIISQKDLKLVRYDIHHALPNTANALIGRAAHIAVLDSELFIEKFMAVVGIKYFR; translated from the exons ATGAGTGAGTTGCAATCAACGATTGAATTTTCGGTGGAACTATACAAATTCTACAATGTGGATCTATTTCAAAGAGG AATGTACCAGGTCCGATGCTCACTCCGCGTTTCTTCGAAATTAGGAGTGGAAATCGAAGTGACGACCCCCGAAGTAACAACAGGACTCGGTTCGGCAATTGTTTTGGGAAATTACGGAGCATGTCGTCCCTTCCAGATACTATACAGGAACGAGGAAGTGTCCCTAAAAGATGTCGTCCTCTTTCGATGTCACATGCTGGTCGACGGCAACAATCTGAAGGAATCGCTCGAACGTGCGGAGTACACCCTGCTGTTGGAGTTATGGTTTAGTGATTCGTCACCGGCCACGATGGTAATGGTGTCCTCAAGAACTCTGCAACTCACGATGTCACCTGTTGAGGGGCTCCATTATCACCTGCCAGTATTATTCGATTATTTCCATTTGTCTGCGATTTCTCTTACCATACATGCCGCTCTTACTGCGTTACATCAACCTTCTATGAA gcgAGGAATTCTCAAATATATGCAGAGTTG tgcaCCAAAAACATCAAAGTCATGGAGTAAAATACGTTCCACTCAATGTTCAGCGTTAACGGATCCCGTCCCACCAGTGA AGGCGTATAATGTTCTGTTAGACTCgagcaataatttaaaaactgttataaaagaatataaaattttaatggaacaaagagaagaaattgttgcagaaaattatgatatattaattgtaaaacataaCGACTACGACAGTACTAAG CTAATGAAGAAACGGCCTCATTTACAAAATTCGGAATTGGCAGAACTATGTGCAGAAAATATAAGACtttggaattattttttgttaacattcaGCGGAAAAATCGCcatacaacaatatttaagtaaaaggCACCATCTATTACGTGTGAGAAGATTCGCCGAACTTTTTTTTCTGATTTACAACCCAAGAAGATCTGCTTTTGGATGCTACGAAACAaactatcaaaattattttgttattgctGATATCCTTAGAAG GTCAAAATATATGCAATTACTACCTCCTTTGCCTGTACATTGTTTAGCTCTAGACGGAGACAGTGCCTCCATGccaataatatttgaagatcAGTACCAGGATCCTTTTAATGCTGAAAAACGCAGTGATGAAACTCTAAATCTCAGATCTTCCAAag ATCCCTGGTGCATAAAAACTGCAAAGCTAGTTACCGACGAAACGCTTTGCTCATGCGGAATTGGAAATTTATGGGATAAAAGGAAAAGCTCGGAAAAGACTTTGGTAAACGTCGacttatacaatttagaagatCCACTTATGTTTTCCATTCCAACGAGGCACAGTAAATCCTTGGACCAGCTGCAGACTTGttcaaaaaatcatttccatcATTCTTTAAGCAACATCCTCCACCAGAAAGAATTCGTTGATACAGGACAATCAAAGAAGTCTTTATATCATGCAGATCGAAAGTTAAAAAACGTGTCAAGTGAGCACAACATGCGCCATCGAAAGTATTTTATAGAAgacgaatttaaattttgtacaagaTCTGATAGTACAGATGATAACATATGTGATTGTTCCTTTAATaactacaataatttttctactactagtaaaaaaacaaaaccaaCTAGCAAcgcattaaattttgaagatacGTCCATAAAACGGAATTATACTCGAAACGGTGTTGATAAAGTGAGACAATTTGACATAAAGAAATTGACGAATGCAAAGCAGCAGTaccattcattaattaaatctatgaGTCAAACTTCTCAAGAcagtcttcaaaatatttttagaaccaACTCAATGCAGTTCCTGTCACCAAAAAAGAGTACAAAcggtgtaaataaatttaattcgttaGTAACGGCAAAGCGGAGCCAAAGTCGGCAACTAGAATCATTTTTGCAACCATCAGAACCGCAAACAGTATTTAATGGTAAAGCGAACGACGTGAAGCATCAAAATggaaaatcaaaacaaaataaaaaactaaaatcaaaCGACAAGGtaatgaaatcaaaaaaacGAATATCAAATGGAAAAAACTTCGAGATAGGTTCCACTAGTAGTTCTACAGAGAGTTTatctattgatatatttaaaacagggTTAAATAGTACAGCTTTACTTAGAGTAAGAGGACTTCGAAAAGTGTGGAGTACTTCTGACTTAGGAGATGAAAACGTTTCTCTTGTATTATCAGGTTCTGAATCACTGCCTAACATTTCTCCTAAAGCAGAAGAGAATTTGCATTATCCGGAAACGAAGTACTTTAGTAGTTCGACTTCTTCGACCAGTGAACAAAGTGGGTGGATTACTTCTAGAAGTAGTTCTATAGCATCTAGTACTGATGTAACTAATCCTGCCATAAGTGCTACTGTTTCGAATCtagataatttacaaaaaaaaatgtttaatttaacttcagatattaaaaaaatcaatgggAAGAAATTAGaggataatatttataaagtaaaatctaacaaattttatttggaaagtgaTAGTTCCAATGGACATGGGAAGAAGAATAAAGATTATCCTTTGTTCAAag GCTGTGAAAATAACCAAAGTAACTTCTGTGAAGATATTGCTTTACCTCCACCGAAACAATTTAGAGATTTAGATTCGCCGTCGAGTTCGATAACGAATGGCACTAACGAAGAGGAGATCAATGCTGtggataatttattgtacCACGTTGTTGATTCCCAAACTGTGCTTGAAACGAAACCTAGTCAATTGAACGTAAACCCAACAAAAGAGAATGAAG actttaaacaatataaaggaTCAAATTCGGAAGCTctaaagacatttttaaaaggaaaaaaggAATTCaaaagtcaattaaaatttcctgGTTTATTATATTCGGATTTAAATTCCTTTGCATCTACAGTTCCTTACTTTCACATAAGTGATGagtttagaatattttcaccAGAGGGAATGCATTTGATAGTGTGCGTCCACGGTTTAGACGGAAATTCTGCCGATTTAAGACttgttaaaacatatttagaaTTAGGACTTCCAGGAGCAtatcttgattttttaatgtcgGAAAGAAATCAAGGTGATACCTTTAGTGATTTCGACACGATGACTGATCG ACTTGTTAGCGAAATCTTACATTACTTAGATACAAGTAGTATACGACCAACAAGAATCAGTTTCGTGGGTCATTCGTtaggaaatataataataagatcGGCTCTAACAAGAccacaaatgaaatttttacttcCAAGACTGCATACTTTTTTATCACTTTCTGGACCACATTTAGGAACCTTATACAATAGTAGTGGATTAGTTAACATgg gaaTGTGGTTTATGCAAAAATGGAAAAAGTCCGGCTCTTTACTACAATTATGTTTGAAAGATGCAACCGATTCTAGACAGTCTTTTTTATATCGCTTAAGTCAAAGAAGTACACTCcaccattttaaaaacatacttctTTGTGGATCAGGACAAGACCG ATACGTTCCTTTACATTCAGCAAGGATAGAACTATGTAAGGAATCAATCAAAGATTCGTCGGAATTGGGAACAATTTATCGAGAAATGGTTCACAATATAATGTCCCCTATAATATCACAAAAGGATCTAAAACTTGTGCGTTACGATATTCATCATGCTCTGCCGAATACTGCGAATGCTTTAATTGGTAGGGCAGCACACATAGCAGTTCTGGACTCTGAACTTTTCATTGAGAAATTTATGGCGGTAGTTGGAATCAAATATTTCCGTTAG
- the LOC109597563 gene encoding protein FAM135A isoform X3, which produces MFSVNGSRPTKAYNVLLDSSNNLKTVIKEYKILMEQREEIVAENYDILIVKHNDYDSTKLMKKRPHLQNSELAELCAENIRLWNYFLLTFSGKIAIQQYLSKRHHLLRVRRFAELFFLIYNPRRSAFGCYETNYQNYFVIADILRRSKYMQLLPPLPVHCLALDGDSASMPIIFEDQYQDPFNAEKRSDETLNLRSSKDPWCIKTAKLVTDETLCSCGIGNLWDKRKSSEKTLVNVDLYNLEDPLMFSIPTRHSKSLDQLQTCSKNHFHHSLSNILHQKEFVDTGQSKKSLYHADRKLKNVSSEHNMRHRKYFIEDEFKFCTRSDSTDDNICDCSFNNYNNFSTTSKKTKPTSNALNFEDTSIKRNYTRNGVDKVRQFDIKKLTNAKQQYHSLIKSMSQTSQDSLQNIFRTNSMQFLSPKKSTNGVNKFNSLVTAKRSQSRQLESFLQPSEPQTVFNGKANDVKHQNGKSKQNKKLKSNDKVMKSKKRISNGKNFEIGSTSSSTESLSIDIFKTGLNSTALLRVRGLRKVWSTSDLGDENVSLVLSGSESLPNISPKAEENLHYPETKYFSSSTSSTSEQSGWITSRSSSIASSTDVTNPAISATVSNLDNLQKKMFNLTSDIKKINGKKLEDNIYKVKSNKFYLESDSSNGHGKKNKDYPLFKGCENNQSNFCEDIALPPPKQFRDLDSPSSSITNGTNEEEINAVDNLLYHVVDSQTVLETKPSQLNVNPTKENEDFKQYKGSNSEALKTFLKGKKEFKSQLKFPGLLYSDLNSFASTVPYFHISDEFRIFSPEGMHLIVCVHGLDGNSADLRLVKTYLELGLPGAYLDFLMSERNQGDTFSDFDTMTDRLVSEILHYLDTSSIRPTRISFVGHSLGNIIIRSALTRPQMKFLLPRLHTFLSLSGPHLGTLYNSSGLVNMGMWFMQKWKKSGSLLQLCLKDATDSRQSFLYRLSQRSTLHHFKNILLCGSGQDRYVPLHSARIELCKESIKDSSELGTIYREMVHNIMSPIISQKDLKLVRYDIHHALPNTANALIGRAAHIAVLDSELFIEKFMAVVGIKYFR; this is translated from the exons ATGTTCAGCGTTAACGGATCCCGTCCCACCA AGGCGTATAATGTTCTGTTAGACTCgagcaataatttaaaaactgttataaaagaatataaaattttaatggaacaaagagaagaaattgttgcagaaaattatgatatattaattgtaaaacataaCGACTACGACAGTACTAAG CTAATGAAGAAACGGCCTCATTTACAAAATTCGGAATTGGCAGAACTATGTGCAGAAAATATAAGACtttggaattattttttgttaacattcaGCGGAAAAATCGCcatacaacaatatttaagtaaaaggCACCATCTATTACGTGTGAGAAGATTCGCCGAACTTTTTTTTCTGATTTACAACCCAAGAAGATCTGCTTTTGGATGCTACGAAACAaactatcaaaattattttgttattgctGATATCCTTAGAAG GTCAAAATATATGCAATTACTACCTCCTTTGCCTGTACATTGTTTAGCTCTAGACGGAGACAGTGCCTCCATGccaataatatttgaagatcAGTACCAGGATCCTTTTAATGCTGAAAAACGCAGTGATGAAACTCTAAATCTCAGATCTTCCAAag ATCCCTGGTGCATAAAAACTGCAAAGCTAGTTACCGACGAAACGCTTTGCTCATGCGGAATTGGAAATTTATGGGATAAAAGGAAAAGCTCGGAAAAGACTTTGGTAAACGTCGacttatacaatttagaagatCCACTTATGTTTTCCATTCCAACGAGGCACAGTAAATCCTTGGACCAGCTGCAGACTTGttcaaaaaatcatttccatcATTCTTTAAGCAACATCCTCCACCAGAAAGAATTCGTTGATACAGGACAATCAAAGAAGTCTTTATATCATGCAGATCGAAAGTTAAAAAACGTGTCAAGTGAGCACAACATGCGCCATCGAAAGTATTTTATAGAAgacgaatttaaattttgtacaagaTCTGATAGTACAGATGATAACATATGTGATTGTTCCTTTAATaactacaataatttttctactactagtaaaaaaacaaaaccaaCTAGCAAcgcattaaattttgaagatacGTCCATAAAACGGAATTATACTCGAAACGGTGTTGATAAAGTGAGACAATTTGACATAAAGAAATTGACGAATGCAAAGCAGCAGTaccattcattaattaaatctatgaGTCAAACTTCTCAAGAcagtcttcaaaatatttttagaaccaACTCAATGCAGTTCCTGTCACCAAAAAAGAGTACAAAcggtgtaaataaatttaattcgttaGTAACGGCAAAGCGGAGCCAAAGTCGGCAACTAGAATCATTTTTGCAACCATCAGAACCGCAAACAGTATTTAATGGTAAAGCGAACGACGTGAAGCATCAAAATggaaaatcaaaacaaaataaaaaactaaaatcaaaCGACAAGGtaatgaaatcaaaaaaacGAATATCAAATGGAAAAAACTTCGAGATAGGTTCCACTAGTAGTTCTACAGAGAGTTTatctattgatatatttaaaacagggTTAAATAGTACAGCTTTACTTAGAGTAAGAGGACTTCGAAAAGTGTGGAGTACTTCTGACTTAGGAGATGAAAACGTTTCTCTTGTATTATCAGGTTCTGAATCACTGCCTAACATTTCTCCTAAAGCAGAAGAGAATTTGCATTATCCGGAAACGAAGTACTTTAGTAGTTCGACTTCTTCGACCAGTGAACAAAGTGGGTGGATTACTTCTAGAAGTAGTTCTATAGCATCTAGTACTGATGTAACTAATCCTGCCATAAGTGCTACTGTTTCGAATCtagataatttacaaaaaaaaatgtttaatttaacttcagatattaaaaaaatcaatgggAAGAAATTAGaggataatatttataaagtaaaatctaacaaattttatttggaaagtgaTAGTTCCAATGGACATGGGAAGAAGAATAAAGATTATCCTTTGTTCAAag GCTGTGAAAATAACCAAAGTAACTTCTGTGAAGATATTGCTTTACCTCCACCGAAACAATTTAGAGATTTAGATTCGCCGTCGAGTTCGATAACGAATGGCACTAACGAAGAGGAGATCAATGCTGtggataatttattgtacCACGTTGTTGATTCCCAAACTGTGCTTGAAACGAAACCTAGTCAATTGAACGTAAACCCAACAAAAGAGAATGAAG actttaaacaatataaaggaTCAAATTCGGAAGCTctaaagacatttttaaaaggaaaaaaggAATTCaaaagtcaattaaaatttcctgGTTTATTATATTCGGATTTAAATTCCTTTGCATCTACAGTTCCTTACTTTCACATAAGTGATGagtttagaatattttcaccAGAGGGAATGCATTTGATAGTGTGCGTCCACGGTTTAGACGGAAATTCTGCCGATTTAAGACttgttaaaacatatttagaaTTAGGACTTCCAGGAGCAtatcttgattttttaatgtcgGAAAGAAATCAAGGTGATACCTTTAGTGATTTCGACACGATGACTGATCG ACTTGTTAGCGAAATCTTACATTACTTAGATACAAGTAGTATACGACCAACAAGAATCAGTTTCGTGGGTCATTCGTtaggaaatataataataagatcGGCTCTAACAAGAccacaaatgaaatttttacttcCAAGACTGCATACTTTTTTATCACTTTCTGGACCACATTTAGGAACCTTATACAATAGTAGTGGATTAGTTAACATgg gaaTGTGGTTTATGCAAAAATGGAAAAAGTCCGGCTCTTTACTACAATTATGTTTGAAAGATGCAACCGATTCTAGACAGTCTTTTTTATATCGCTTAAGTCAAAGAAGTACACTCcaccattttaaaaacatacttctTTGTGGATCAGGACAAGACCG ATACGTTCCTTTACATTCAGCAAGGATAGAACTATGTAAGGAATCAATCAAAGATTCGTCGGAATTGGGAACAATTTATCGAGAAATGGTTCACAATATAATGTCCCCTATAATATCACAAAAGGATCTAAAACTTGTGCGTTACGATATTCATCATGCTCTGCCGAATACTGCGAATGCTTTAATTGGTAGGGCAGCACACATAGCAGTTCTGGACTCTGAACTTTTCATTGAGAAATTTATGGCGGTAGTTGGAATCAAATATTTCCGTTAG